The Fortiea contorta PCC 7126 genome has a segment encoding these proteins:
- a CDS encoding UbiD family decarboxylase, giving the protein MARDLRGFIKILEEKGQLKRISALVDPELEIAEIANRMLQKGGPGLLFENVKGASFPVAVNLMGTVERICWAMNMQHPQELETLGKKLSMLQQPKPPKKISQAIDFGKVLFDVLKAKPGRDFFPACQQVVIGKDELDLNKLPLIRPYSGDAGKIITLGLVITKDCETGTPNVGVYRLQLQSQTTMTVHWLSVRGGARHLRKAAERGKKLEIAIALGVDPLIIMAAATPIPVDLSEWLFAGLYGGSGVQLAKCKTVDLEVPADAEFVLEGTITPGEVLPDGPFGDHMGYYGGVEDSPLIRFECMTHRQNPIYLTTFSGRPPKEEAMMAIALNRIYTPILRQQVSEIVDFFLPMEALSYKAAIISIDKAYPGQARRAALAFWSALPQFTYTKFVIVVDKDINIRDPRQVVWAISSKVDPTRDVFILPNTPFDTLDFASEKIGLGGRMGIDATTKIAPETDHEWGLPLESDPDVAAIVDSRWAEYGLAQLQLGEVDPNLFGYDMR; this is encoded by the coding sequence ATGGCGAGAGATTTGCGGGGATTTATCAAAATTCTGGAGGAAAAAGGACAATTAAAGCGAATTTCCGCTTTAGTTGATCCTGAGCTAGAAATTGCAGAGATTGCCAACCGGATGCTACAAAAGGGCGGCCCTGGCTTATTATTTGAGAATGTTAAGGGTGCATCCTTCCCGGTAGCAGTGAATTTGATGGGCACTGTGGAACGGATATGCTGGGCGATGAATATGCAGCATCCGCAAGAGTTGGAAACTCTGGGAAAAAAGCTGAGTATGTTACAGCAACCCAAACCGCCAAAGAAGATTTCTCAGGCGATAGATTTCGGGAAAGTGCTGTTTGACGTTTTGAAGGCGAAACCGGGACGGGATTTTTTCCCAGCTTGTCAGCAGGTGGTGATTGGCAAGGATGAATTAGATTTAAATAAGTTACCTTTGATACGACCTTATAGTGGTGATGCTGGCAAGATTATCACCTTGGGATTAGTAATTACCAAGGATTGTGAGACGGGAACGCCTAATGTTGGTGTGTATCGTTTGCAACTGCAATCTCAAACGACGATGACAGTGCATTGGTTATCAGTGCGGGGTGGTGCGAGACACTTGCGAAAAGCTGCCGAACGTGGGAAAAAATTAGAAATAGCGATCGCTCTTGGTGTAGATCCGCTAATTATTATGGCAGCTGCGACACCCATACCTGTAGACTTATCAGAATGGTTGTTTGCTGGACTTTATGGCGGTTCAGGAGTGCAGTTAGCCAAATGTAAAACTGTAGATTTAGAAGTCCCCGCTGATGCTGAATTTGTCTTAGAAGGGACGATTACACCAGGGGAAGTCTTACCAGACGGGCCCTTTGGTGATCATATGGGTTATTACGGCGGTGTGGAAGATTCCCCACTAATTCGCTTTGAGTGTATGACCCACCGCCAAAATCCGATTTATTTAACAACATTTAGCGGTCGTCCACCCAAAGAAGAAGCGATGATGGCGATCGCACTTAATCGCATCTATACTCCTATTCTGCGGCAACAAGTCTCAGAAATTGTCGATTTCTTCCTACCAATGGAAGCTTTGAGTTACAAAGCGGCGATTATTTCCATTGATAAAGCCTATCCAGGACAAGCGCGACGAGCGGCTTTAGCTTTTTGGAGCGCTTTACCACAATTTACTTATACTAAATTTGTGATTGTTGTGGATAAAGATATCAATATTCGCGATCCGCGTCAAGTAGTCTGGGCAATTAGTTCTAAAGTAGACCCCACACGAGACGTATTCATATTACCAAATACACCCTTTGATACTTTAGATTTTGCTTCTGAAAAAATTGGTTTAGGTGGCAGAATGGGAATTGATGCTACTACCAAAATTGCTCCAGAAACTGATCATGAATGGGGTTTACCTTTAGAATCAGATCCAGATGTAGCCGCAATAGTTGATAGTAGATGGGCGGAATATGGATTAGCTCAATTGCAATTAGGCGAAGTTGACCCCAATTTGTTCGGCTACGATATGCGGTAA
- the galE gene encoding UDP-glucose 4-epimerase GalE, producing the protein MSPVKPTILVTGGAGYIGSHTVLALSRAGYHVVILDNLVYGHQDLVEKVLQVELIIGDTADRALLDHLFQTRDIAAVMHFSAYAYVGESVSDPAKYYRNNVMGTLTLLEAMVAASVKKFVFSSTCATYGVPEIIPIPENHPQNPINPYGATKLMVERILADFDVAYDFKSVRFRYFNAAGADPNGLLGEDHNPETHLIPLVLQTALGKRKSISIFGTDYPTPDGTCIRDYIHVSDLADAHILGLEYLLKGGDSEVFNLGNGQGFSVREVIAAAQHVTGIDIPVQECDRRPGDPPALIGSGEKARKILGWLPQYPDIKDIVVHAWQWHQQRHQ; encoded by the coding sequence ATGTCGCCCGTCAAGCCCACTATTTTAGTGACAGGAGGAGCTGGATATATTGGTTCCCATACAGTTCTGGCTCTGTCACGCGCTGGTTATCACGTAGTTATCCTGGATAATTTGGTCTATGGACACCAGGATTTAGTGGAAAAAGTATTGCAGGTGGAACTAATAATAGGCGATACTGCCGATCGCGCTTTGTTGGATCATCTGTTTCAAACCCGCGATATTGCCGCAGTCATGCACTTTTCGGCTTATGCTTACGTGGGTGAGTCGGTTTCCGACCCGGCTAAATATTACCGCAATAATGTGATGGGGACGCTGACGCTATTGGAAGCGATGGTAGCGGCTTCTGTAAAGAAATTTGTTTTTTCTTCTACTTGTGCTACTTATGGTGTACCGGAAATTATCCCCATTCCCGAAAATCATCCCCAAAATCCCATTAATCCTTATGGTGCGACCAAGTTGATGGTGGAGCGGATTTTGGCTGATTTTGATGTCGCTTATGATTTCAAGTCAGTGCGCTTCCGTTATTTTAATGCTGCAGGCGCTGATCCCAATGGTTTATTAGGTGAAGACCACAACCCAGAAACTCACTTGATTCCTTTAGTCTTGCAGACTGCTTTAGGTAAACGCAAATCAATTTCTATTTTTGGTACTGACTACCCCACCCCTGATGGTACCTGTATTCGTGATTATATTCATGTCAGTGACTTAGCAGACGCTCATATTTTAGGTTTGGAATATTTATTAAAGGGTGGCGATAGTGAAGTCTTCAACTTGGGCAATGGTCAAGGCTTCTCAGTCAGAGAAGTGATTGCAGCTGCTCAACATGTTACCGGAATTGATATCCCAGTGCAAGAATGCGATCGCCGTCCCGGAGATCCCCCAGCTTTAATTGGTAGTGGTGAGAAAGCTAGAAAAATTCTCGGTTGGCTACCCCAATATCCAGACATTAAGGATATTGTCGTCCATGCTTGGCAATGGCATCAACAGCGCCATCAATAA
- a CDS encoding carbonic anhydrase, with protein MTRINGFVGRRNFFKLVGVGSVGIGATAAASGLLWGEDLAVAQQPSNTNVEQRPKPLNPQAALKSLKEGNARFVDGKTLNPNQSKLRLQETSVAQYPFAAILGCADSRVPAEIVFDQGLGDLFVVRVAGNVASQTAIGSLEFATAVLGAQLIVVLGHARCGAVAAAVKGEPLPGRIGVFVEEIKPAVERVRNKTGSLEENSIIANVQYQAQKLGESSTILRTLIKENKLQIVGGRYDLSTGKVTLVT; from the coding sequence ATGACTCGAATTAATGGATTTGTTGGGCGTCGAAATTTTTTCAAATTAGTGGGTGTGGGAAGTGTTGGTATTGGAGCCACCGCTGCGGCTAGTGGTTTATTGTGGGGAGAAGATTTAGCTGTAGCTCAACAACCATCTAATACTAATGTTGAGCAAAGACCAAAACCACTAAATCCACAAGCAGCTTTAAAAAGCTTGAAAGAAGGAAACGCAAGATTTGTAGACGGAAAAACTCTCAATCCTAACCAATCAAAATTACGTTTACAAGAAACATCCGTAGCTCAATATCCCTTCGCTGCGATACTAGGTTGTGCTGATTCGAGAGTACCTGCAGAAATTGTTTTTGATCAGGGACTTGGAGACTTATTCGTTGTCAGAGTAGCTGGTAATGTCGCTAGTCAAACAGCTATAGGTAGCCTAGAATTTGCTACAGCCGTATTAGGTGCTCAACTAATTGTAGTTCTGGGTCACGCAAGATGTGGTGCAGTAGCAGCTGCTGTTAAAGGTGAACCACTTCCGGGAAGAATCGGTGTGTTTGTCGAAGAAATTAAGCCAGCAGTCGAAAGAGTGAGAAATAAAACTGGTAGTTTAGAGGAAAATTCCATCATTGCCAATGTGCAGTATCAAGCACAAAAATTGGGAGAAAGTTCAACAATTTTAAGAACTTTAATCAAGGAAAATAAACTGCAAATCGTTGGTGGTCGCTACGATTTGTCTACAGGAAAAGTCACATTGGTAACGTAA
- a CDS encoding ABC transporter ATP-binding protein, which yields MTIEYLLEVENVHAGYIKDVDILQGVNFRVEQGEIVTVIGPNGAGKSTLAKTIFGLLTPHTGTITFKGQNIAGLKSNQIVQRGMCYVPQIANVFPSLSVEENLEMGAFVRSVPLQPLKDKIFAMFPRLSDRRRQRAGTLSGGERQMLAMGKALMLEPSLLLLDEPSAALSPILVTQVFEQIVQINQGGTSIVLVEQNARKALEMAHRGYVLESGRDAISGPGQELLHDPKVGELYLGAGKKH from the coding sequence ATGACTATTGAATATTTACTAGAAGTAGAAAATGTTCATGCTGGATATATCAAAGATGTAGACATTCTCCAGGGCGTCAACTTTCGGGTGGAACAGGGAGAAATAGTTACAGTCATCGGCCCCAACGGTGCTGGTAAATCTACTTTAGCGAAAACTATTTTTGGGCTTCTCACTCCCCACACAGGTACAATTACTTTCAAAGGTCAGAATATCGCTGGGCTAAAGTCAAATCAAATTGTGCAGCGGGGAATGTGCTATGTCCCACAAATTGCTAATGTCTTTCCTTCCCTCAGCGTCGAAGAAAATCTAGAGATGGGGGCTTTTGTTCGCAGCGTTCCCCTCCAACCCCTAAAAGACAAAATTTTTGCCATGTTTCCTAGATTAAGCGATCGCCGTCGTCAACGAGCTGGTACTCTATCTGGAGGGGAGCGTCAAATGTTAGCGATGGGTAAAGCTTTGATGTTGGAACCGAGTTTATTACTGTTAGATGAACCCTCCGCCGCTTTATCCCCAATTCTCGTCACACAAGTATTTGAGCAAATTGTGCAAATCAACCAGGGTGGTACATCGATTGTATTGGTAGAACAAAATGCCCGTAAAGCCCTAGAAATGGCTCATCGCGGCTATGTCTTAGAATCGGGACGCGACGCCATCTCCGGCCCTGGTCAAGAATTGTTACATGACCCCAAAGTAGGCGAATTATATCTGGGCGCTGGCAAGAAGCATTAA
- a CDS encoding sulfite exporter TauE/SafE family protein, which yields MLDLSLIMLLGFLGSFGHCLGMCSPLTMAFSLSHQQKTPDWRQQLKFHLLLNLGRLLSYALVGAGIGTLGAVLLESGYLAGVGSDLRRWMAIITGVMLIWFGLGQVSPKLLPRIPLLHPFLQKSLHDRLSTGMVKLSLQTRWWTPALLGVTWGLMPCGFLYAAQIKAAETGSVVMSAATMLAFGLGTLPTMLGVGVTASLVSQDRRSQLFRLGGWVTLIIGIITLLRTGDTMVDYTGHAALTCLILSLIARPISNFWAAPLRYRRVLGVGAFVLSVVHTTHMIEHALQWNIAAFVFLPPEFQWGMAAGVIALILMTPAAATSFDSLQKSLGKYWRQIHLLSVPALLLSAVHALLIGSHYLGSLQLTWGNKLAAALMGVVTLGVLLVRWRWFWSKLTLEKFYVPPSKSR from the coding sequence ATGCTAGATTTATCGCTAATCATGCTCCTGGGGTTTCTGGGAAGTTTCGGTCATTGCTTAGGCATGTGTAGCCCCTTGACAATGGCGTTTTCTTTGTCCCATCAGCAGAAAACGCCTGATTGGCGACAACAACTGAAATTTCACCTGTTGTTAAATCTGGGGCGACTGTTGAGTTATGCTCTAGTTGGCGCGGGTATTGGTACACTCGGTGCAGTCTTATTAGAAAGTGGATATCTAGCGGGTGTTGGTAGCGACTTGCGCCGTTGGATGGCGATTATTACTGGTGTGATGCTGATTTGGTTTGGGCTAGGACAAGTCAGCCCCAAACTTCTACCACGAATTCCTCTTTTACATCCATTCCTACAAAAAAGTTTACACGATCGCCTGAGCACAGGCATGGTCAAACTTTCCTTACAAACTCGGTGGTGGACGCCAGCACTCTTAGGTGTAACTTGGGGTTTAATGCCTTGTGGTTTTTTGTATGCTGCTCAAATTAAAGCTGCGGAAACTGGAAGTGTAGTTATGAGTGCAGCCACCATGCTAGCTTTTGGCTTGGGAACACTACCGACAATGTTAGGTGTAGGCGTCACTGCATCTTTAGTCAGTCAAGATAGACGCAGCCAATTATTTCGCTTGGGTGGATGGGTAACGTTAATCATTGGCATCATCACCCTGTTGCGGACTGGCGACACCATGGTTGATTATACCGGACACGCTGCCCTAACTTGTTTAATATTATCCTTGATTGCTCGCCCCATCAGCAATTTTTGGGCTGCACCGCTGCGTTATCGTCGTGTTCTGGGGGTGGGGGCTTTTGTGTTATCAGTGGTTCACACCACCCACATGATTGAACATGCTTTGCAATGGAATATTGCTGCTTTCGTGTTCTTACCACCAGAATTTCAGTGGGGCATGGCTGCAGGTGTTATAGCATTGATCTTAATGACTCCAGCTGCTGCCACGAGTTTCGACTCATTGCAGAAATCTTTGGGTAAATATTGGCGACAAATTCATTTATTGAGTGTACCAGCTTTGCTCTTGAGTGCCGTTCATGCTCTGCTGATTGGTTCCCATTACTTGGGTTCCTTACAATTAACTTGGGGGAATAAATTAGCCGCTGCGTTGATGGGAGTTGTTACCCTCGGTGTCTTGCTGGTGCGTTGGCGCTGGTTTTGGTCAAAATTAACTCTAGAAAAGTTTTATGTTCCCCCAAGTAAGTCGCGGTAA
- a CDS encoding sensor histidine kinase, with protein sequence MEFLQSFFAEGFFIPHGHCYLWKPNLVWLHIISDSLITLAYYSIPITLVYFVQKREDLPFKWILLLFGAFIVSCGTTHIMEVWTLWHPTYWLSGAIKAITAAISVYTAIILVPIIPQALALPSPAQLEVANQQLKAEINERKIAENALKKAKAELEIRVEERTFELKQAMTQSLITATKAQEQATQLETALKELANTQAQLIQTEKMSSLGQLVAGVAHEINNPVNFIYGNSIIANEYVENLLQLIALYQDKYPQQEVEIQEFIETIDLDFINKDLRNILSSMKMGADRISEIVVSLRNFSRLDEAEMKAVDIHEGIDSTLLILKSRLQGNADNPDIQVIKNYGKLPAIECYPGQLNQVFMNILTNAIDAIDGLSSLHKDASIPYQGEIIIQTEVIDNNQVVIGITDNGCGMTENIKEKMFDPFFTTKPVGSGTGLGMSISYQIISQHHGDLKCTSTPLQGTEFLIQIPIFMHLEKMKSEV encoded by the coding sequence ATGGAATTTTTACAAAGCTTTTTCGCTGAGGGCTTCTTTATTCCCCACGGACATTGTTATCTTTGGAAACCAAATTTGGTATGGCTACACATCATCTCTGATTCCTTAATTACTTTAGCCTATTACTCGATTCCGATTACCTTAGTTTATTTCGTCCAAAAACGAGAAGATTTACCATTTAAATGGATACTCTTACTATTTGGTGCATTCATCGTCTCCTGTGGTACAACTCACATTATGGAAGTGTGGACATTATGGCATCCCACCTACTGGTTATCCGGTGCTATTAAAGCAATTACAGCCGCAATTTCTGTGTACACAGCTATTATTTTAGTACCGATAATTCCGCAAGCATTAGCTTTACCCAGTCCAGCCCAATTAGAAGTAGCAAACCAACAGCTTAAAGCCGAAATTAATGAGCGAAAAATTGCCGAAAATGCCCTAAAAAAAGCTAAAGCTGAGTTGGAAATTAGAGTAGAGGAAAGAACATTTGAATTAAAACAAGCCATGACACAATCGTTGATAACTGCAACCAAAGCCCAAGAACAAGCCACACAACTAGAAACCGCTCTCAAAGAACTCGCAAACACCCAAGCCCAACTAATTCAAACAGAAAAAATGTCTTCTTTAGGTCAATTAGTCGCTGGTGTCGCCCATGAAATTAATAACCCTGTTAATTTTATTTATGGTAATAGCATCATCGCTAATGAATATGTGGAAAATTTACTACAACTCATTGCACTTTATCAAGATAAATATCCTCAACAAGAAGTAGAAATTCAAGAATTTATCGAAACAATCGACCTGGATTTTATTAATAAAGACTTACGAAATATATTATCTTCAATGAAAATGGGGGCAGACCGCATCAGCGAAATAGTTGTATCATTGCGAAATTTTTCGCGCCTAGATGAAGCAGAAATGAAAGCAGTTGATATCCATGAAGGTATTGATAGCACATTGTTAATTTTAAAAAGCCGTCTGCAGGGAAATGCAGATAATCCCGATATTCAAGTTATTAAAAATTATGGTAAATTACCAGCAATTGAATGCTATCCTGGGCAATTAAATCAAGTATTTATGAATATACTGACTAACGCCATTGATGCCATAGATGGCTTATCATCTCTGCATAAAGATGCATCAATTCCCTACCAAGGAGAAATTATTATTCAAACTGAAGTTATAGATAATAATCAAGTCGTAATTGGGATTACAGACAATGGCTGTGGTATGACCGAAAATATCAAAGAAAAAATGTTTGATCCATTTTTCACAACTAAACCCGTCGGCTCAGGTACAGGCTTAGGAATGTCAATTAGCTATCAAATCATCAGCCAACATCATGGCGATTTAAAATGCACATCTACACCACTCCAAGGCACAGAGTTTTTAATTCAAATTCCCATTTTTATGCATTTGGAAAAGATGAAATCTGAAGTCTGA
- a CDS encoding M20/M25/M40 family metallo-hydrolase: MGKWIWLVLLVLVVVVGLGSRGSTFFPQALSPEIVQSVPTQKPQLQPMQNQLQVSAERLFNHVQKLDFQRYTLKERSLTRKYITTELQKFGWKPKLEKFSHGVNIFAERQGTDQAAGAILLAAHYDTVANSPGADDNASGIAVILEIARLLGANSPPRTLQLAFFDQEEAGLLGSKAFVTNTAHLKNLRGAIVLDMVGYACHKVGCQQYPAALPVTPPTKQGDFLAVVGDTEHLPLLNTFQTANTADLPPVLTVPIPLKGLLTPDTLRSDHAPFWYQGVGAVLVTDTANLRTPYYHQPTDTPATIDRPFFVGAAQIVLNATIKLL; the protein is encoded by the coding sequence ATGGGAAAATGGATTTGGCTAGTGCTATTGGTTTTAGTAGTAGTTGTGGGGTTAGGTAGCAGGGGGAGCACGTTTTTTCCCCAAGCGCTCTCACCAGAAATTGTCCAAAGTGTCCCCACACAAAAGCCCCAACTGCAGCCAATGCAGAATCAGCTACAAGTTTCTGCCGAGAGACTATTTAATCATGTGCAAAAGTTGGATTTTCAGCGCTATACGTTGAAAGAGCGATCGCTAACTCGCAAATATATCACAACGGAACTGCAAAAATTCGGCTGGAAGCCAAAGTTAGAAAAGTTTTCCCATGGTGTCAATATCTTTGCTGAACGCCAGGGGACAGATCAAGCTGCAGGTGCAATTCTCCTCGCAGCCCATTATGATACAGTCGCCAATTCTCCCGGTGCTGATGATAATGCTAGCGGTATCGCCGTCATCCTGGAAATTGCGCGGCTTCTGGGTGCAAATTCTCCACCCCGGACTTTGCAGTTGGCGTTTTTTGACCAAGAAGAAGCCGGGCTTTTAGGTAGTAAAGCTTTTGTCACCAATACAGCCCATTTAAAAAATCTGCGTGGGGCGATCGTCTTGGATATGGTAGGCTATGCATGTCACAAAGTCGGTTGTCAACAGTATCCCGCCGCTTTACCTGTAACACCCCCCACGAAGCAAGGCGATTTCCTCGCAGTCGTGGGCGATACAGAACACTTACCCTTGCTGAACACCTTCCAAACCGCCAACACCGCAGATTTACCACCAGTCTTAACAGTCCCGATTCCTTTGAAAGGCTTGCTCACACCAGACACCTTGCGGAGTGACCACGCTCCTTTCTGGTATCAAGGCGTGGGTGCTGTATTGGTCACGGATACAGCTAATCTGCGTACTCCCTATTACCATCAACCAACTGATACACCCGCAACTATAGACCGTCCTTTTTTTGTGGGTGCAGCACAGATTGTTCTCAATGCGACAATTAAATTATTATAG
- a CDS encoding carbonic anhydrase, whose translation MSRINGFVGRRDFLKLAGLACVTATGLSCSLLSDRKQAVIADVHSTNPNPVQGNQALKRLLDGNQRFSQQNRKYPDQSLARLQSVAKAQYPFAAILGCADSRVPTELIFDQGIGDLFVVRVAGNVATDIAIASLEYATSVLGSQLIVVLGHRRCGAVAAALKNEELPGKLGLIVDSIKPAVEPVKKISANLNENAVLANIKYQSAKLRQSSILQQLLQENKLQIVGATYDLDTGKVTLTA comes from the coding sequence ATGAGTCGAATTAATGGATTTGTAGGACGGCGTGATTTTTTAAAGTTGGCTGGTTTAGCCTGTGTTACAGCTACTGGCTTGAGTTGTAGTCTGCTGTCAGATAGAAAGCAAGCAGTAATTGCGGATGTTCATTCAACAAACCCTAATCCAGTTCAGGGGAATCAAGCTTTAAAACGCCTACTAGACGGTAATCAAAGATTTAGTCAACAAAACCGTAAATATCCTGACCAATCATTAGCAAGATTACAATCAGTCGCCAAAGCCCAGTATCCGTTTGCAGCAATTTTAGGTTGTGCTGATTCTAGAGTACCTACCGAATTAATTTTTGATCAAGGAATCGGTGATTTGTTTGTGGTGCGAGTGGCTGGTAACGTAGCTACAGATATAGCGATCGCTAGCCTAGAATATGCTACATCAGTATTAGGCTCACAGTTAATTGTAGTTTTGGGTCATCGCCGATGTGGTGCTGTTGCAGCAGCTCTTAAAAACGAAGAACTCCCTGGTAAACTTGGCTTGATTGTTGACAGTATTAAACCAGCAGTAGAACCCGTCAAAAAAATTTCCGCTAATCTCAATGAAAATGCAGTCCTAGCCAATATTAAATATCAATCAGCGAAATTGCGTCAGAGTTCAATTCTACAGCAACTGCTACAAGAAAATAAATTACAAATTGTCGGTGCTACTTACGATCTTGATACTGGTAAAGTTACTTTGACTGCATAA
- a CDS encoding ABC transporter ATP-binding protein: MAKSRRLAQLGAYLRPHWHETAFGIIALFSVNAIGIYIPWLIRAGVDQLSKTFNWQQLLNSVVIIMLLSSAMFFIRMASRLWIFGVGRQVEFDLKQQIFQHLLKLEPSYFATNTVGDLISRATSDVENVKRLLGFAVLSLANTFFAYALTVPVMLAINVDLTLAALAVYPLMFLLVHLFSNRLRRQQTAVQEQLSDMSELIQEDISGIALIKIYAQEENERRAFAQKNQQLLAANLELAKSRNTLFPLIGGLASVSSLVIIWLGAARISAGTLAVGDCLALLIYVERLVFPTALLGFTITTYQRGEVSIDRLESILAVTPKIADDQEVIHLPQSEVKGKLSAKNFSYTYPGAAKPAIADVNFTINPGETVAIVGAIGSGKSTLANALPRLLDIEPGQLYLDDFDITNIALADLRGAIAYVPQDSFLFSTTIKNNIRYGDPVSEQQDVEAVAQLSQIHPEIQNFPQQYETIVGERGITLSGGQRQRTSLARAMLIDAPILILDDALSSVDNQTATQILKNLAQGVQRKTIIFITHQLSAAATADRIFVMDKGQIVQMGTHGELLQQAGFYRNLWSQHQVEELLR, encoded by the coding sequence ATGGCGAAATCTCGACGTCTTGCTCAACTCGGTGCTTACCTCCGCCCACACTGGCACGAAACAGCCTTTGGCATTATCGCTTTATTCTCTGTTAATGCTATTGGTATTTATATACCCTGGTTGATTCGCGCTGGTGTTGATCAACTTTCAAAAACTTTCAACTGGCAACAATTACTAAATTCTGTAGTAATTATTATGTTGCTCAGTTCGGCGATGTTTTTTATCCGTATGGCTTCGCGCCTGTGGATATTTGGAGTGGGACGCCAGGTAGAATTTGATCTCAAACAGCAAATTTTTCAACACCTACTGAAACTGGAGCCGTCTTATTTTGCCACTAATACTGTGGGCGATTTAATTAGTCGCGCCACCAGTGATGTCGAAAATGTCAAGCGGTTGTTAGGTTTCGCCGTACTGAGTTTAGCAAATACGTTCTTTGCCTATGCGCTGACAGTACCTGTGATGTTGGCGATTAATGTGGATTTGACACTAGCGGCTCTGGCAGTATATCCCTTGATGTTCTTGTTAGTGCATCTATTTAGCAACCGCCTCCGCCGACAACAAACAGCAGTGCAAGAGCAACTCTCTGATATGAGTGAATTAATTCAAGAAGATATCAGCGGTATTGCTCTGATTAAAATCTACGCCCAAGAAGAAAATGAGCGTCGAGCCTTCGCCCAGAAAAATCAGCAGTTATTAGCGGCTAACTTGGAATTAGCCAAAAGCCGCAATACTCTCTTTCCCCTGATTGGTGGATTAGCTAGTGTCAGTTCCTTGGTGATTATTTGGTTAGGAGCGGCGCGAATTTCTGCCGGAACTTTAGCTGTAGGTGACTGTCTGGCGCTATTAATTTATGTAGAGCGGTTAGTTTTTCCCACCGCTTTGTTAGGATTCACCATCACCACCTACCAACGGGGCGAGGTGAGCATTGACCGCTTAGAATCGATTCTGGCGGTGACACCAAAAATTGCGGATGATCAGGAAGTTATACATCTTCCCCAGTCGGAAGTAAAAGGGAAATTGAGCGCGAAAAACTTCAGCTATACTTACCCAGGTGCAGCGAAACCAGCGATCGCTGATGTTAACTTTACTATTAATCCTGGGGAAACAGTAGCAATTGTCGGGGCGATTGGTTCCGGGAAATCTACTCTAGCCAACGCCCTACCCCGACTGTTAGATATTGAACCAGGACAGTTATATTTAGACGATTTTGATATTACCAACATAGCATTGGCAGATTTAAGAGGTGCGATCGCCTATGTTCCCCAAGACAGCTTTCTTTTCAGCACCACTATCAAAAATAATATCCGTTACGGCGACCCCGTGAGTGAACAACAAGACGTTGAAGCTGTCGCCCAATTATCCCAAATTCACCCAGAAATCCAAAACTTTCCCCAACAATATGAAACCATAGTCGGAGAACGTGGCATCACTCTTTCTGGTGGTCAGCGTCAACGTACCTCCCTCGCTAGAGCCATGCTCATCGATGCTCCCATATTAATATTGGATGACGCCCTCTCCAGCGTCGATAATCAAACCGCCACACAAATTCTCAAAAATCTTGCCCAAGGCGTCCAGCGCAAAACTATCATTTTTATCACCCATCAATTATCCGCCGCAGCCACCGCCGACAGAATTTTTGTGATGGACAAAGGTCAAATTGTCCAAATGGGAACTCATGGAGAACTTTTGCAACAAGCAGGGTTTTACAGAAACTTGTGGAGCCAACATCAAGTAGAAGAACTACTGCGTTAA